A genomic region of Halomonas aestuarii contains the following coding sequences:
- a CDS encoding AAA family ATPase, producing the protein MAFDSTSTYVATEALKQAVNAAVTLERPLLIKGEPGTGKTLLAEELAASLGTRLITWHIKSSTKAAQGLYEYDAVSRLRDSQLGIEGVEDVANYIRPGKLWEAFTAGERVVLLIDEIDKADIEFPNDLLQELDRMEFHVYETGETITATHRPIIVITSNNEKELPDAFLRRCFFHYIEFPDRETMQAIIDVHFPDIAPKLVGEALEVFFELRQAPGLKKRPSTSELVDWLKLLMSDELAREALYQRDPVKAIPPLAGALVKNEQDTQLLERLAFMLRRQGNPRR; encoded by the coding sequence ATGGCGTTTGATTCCACTTCCACCTACGTGGCCACCGAGGCCCTCAAGCAGGCGGTGAACGCCGCCGTGACCCTGGAGCGACCGCTGCTGATCAAGGGCGAGCCGGGCACCGGCAAGACCCTGCTGGCCGAGGAGCTGGCCGCCTCCCTGGGCACCCGGCTGATCACCTGGCACATCAAGTCCTCCACCAAGGCGGCCCAGGGGCTCTACGAGTACGACGCGGTCAGCCGGCTGCGCGACTCCCAGCTGGGCATCGAGGGCGTGGAGGATGTCGCCAACTACATCCGTCCCGGCAAGCTCTGGGAGGCCTTCACCGCCGGCGAGCGGGTGGTGCTGCTGATCGACGAGATCGACAAGGCGGACATCGAGTTCCCCAACGACCTGCTCCAGGAGCTGGATCGCATGGAGTTCCATGTCTACGAGACCGGCGAGACCATCACCGCGACCCACCGCCCGATCATCGTCATCACCTCCAACAACGAGAAGGAGCTCCCCGACGCCTTCCTGCGCCGCTGCTTCTTCCACTACATCGAGTTTCCCGACCGGGAGACCATGCAGGCGATCATCGACGTGCACTTCCCCGACATCGCCCCCAAGCTGGTCGGCGAGGCGCTGGAGGTGTTCTTCGAGCTGCGCCAGGCCCCGGGCCTGAAGAAGCGGCCCTCCACCTCGGAGCTGGTCGACTGGCTCAAGCTGCTGATGAGCGACGAGCTGGCCCGCGAGGCGCTCTACCAGCGCGACCCGGTCAAGGCGATCCCGCCGCTGGCGGGGGCACTGGTCAAGAACGAGCAGGATACCCAGCTGCTGGAACGGCTGGCCTTCATGCTGCGTCGCCAGGGCAACCCGAGGCGCTGA
- a CDS encoding vWA domain-containing protein, producing MFIGLFETLKRHGVPVSLRELLDLHAVVERGVVFADMEAFYRVARTVMVKDERHFDRFDRAFASWFEGLEHLDAAIEALIPDDWLRREFEKQLSDEEKAKIESLGGLEQLIETFKQRLEEQKKRHAGGNKWIGTGGTSPFGAHGYNPEGIRIGQDGSRHRRAVKVWDERRFRDYDDSLELGTRNIKMALRRLRKFARQGAAEEFDVDATIRETARDAGLLNVRMRPERHNAVKVLLLLDVGGSMDDHVRACEELFSAARSEFKHLVPYYFHNCPYEGLWRDNRRRGSERIPTMDVLHTYGSDYQVVIVGDAAMSPYEVTHPGGSVEHLNEESGAVWLRRLADHFPRLVWLNPMAPRAWDYTHSTRLIRELIEDRMYPMTLEGLERAMRELAR from the coding sequence ATGTTCATCGGCCTGTTCGAGACCCTGAAGCGCCACGGGGTGCCCGTCTCCCTGCGCGAGCTGCTCGACCTCCATGCGGTGGTCGAGCGCGGCGTGGTGTTCGCCGACATGGAGGCCTTCTACCGGGTGGCGCGCACCGTGATGGTCAAGGACGAGCGCCACTTCGACCGCTTCGATCGCGCCTTCGCCTCCTGGTTCGAGGGGCTGGAGCACCTCGACGCCGCCATCGAGGCGCTGATCCCCGATGACTGGCTGCGCCGCGAGTTCGAGAAGCAGCTCTCCGATGAGGAGAAGGCGAAGATCGAGTCCCTGGGCGGCCTCGAGCAGCTGATCGAGACCTTCAAGCAGCGCCTCGAGGAGCAGAAGAAGCGCCACGCCGGCGGCAACAAGTGGATCGGCACCGGGGGCACCAGCCCCTTCGGCGCCCATGGCTACAACCCCGAGGGCATCCGCATCGGCCAGGACGGCTCGCGGCACCGCCGGGCCGTGAAGGTATGGGACGAGCGGCGCTTCCGCGACTACGACGACTCGCTGGAACTGGGCACGCGCAACATCAAGATGGCCCTCAGGCGGCTCCGGAAGTTCGCCCGCCAGGGGGCGGCGGAGGAGTTCGACGTCGATGCCACCATCCGCGAGACCGCAAGGGACGCGGGCCTTCTCAACGTGCGCATGCGCCCCGAGCGCCACAATGCGGTGAAGGTGCTGCTGCTGCTCGACGTGGGCGGCTCCATGGACGACCACGTCCGGGCCTGCGAGGAACTCTTCTCGGCGGCACGCTCGGAATTCAAGCACCTGGTGCCCTACTACTTCCACAACTGTCCCTATGAGGGACTGTGGCGCGACAACCGGCGGCGCGGCAGCGAACGCATCCCGACGATGGACGTGCTGCACACCTACGGCAGCGATTACCAGGTGGTGATCGTCGGCGACGCGGCCATGTCGCCCTACGAGGTGACCCATCCCGGCGGCAGCGTGGAGCACCTCAACGAGGAGTCGGGCGCCGTCTGGCTCAGGCGCCTGGCCGACCACTTCCCCCGCCTGGTCTGGCTCAATCCCATGGCCCCGCGTGCCTGGGACTATACCCACTCCACCCGGCTGATCCGCGAGCTGATCGAGGATCGCATGTACCCCATGACCCTGGAGGGCCTGGAGCGCGCCATGCGCGAGCTGGCCCGCTAG
- a CDS encoding DUF3307 domain-containing protein: MSADALSLLMALVLAHLVGDFLLQPRRWVEERYRLHHRSPRLLLHALLHGLLAGGVLLVAAGATSRGPGAALLGALAVGASHWTIDLAKSRRPAGELRWFLLDQAGHLLVLVGLWLAWLESLAPLQALAVWLASPAVLGVATAYLLVTRPLSIAIALVMRRWSAELEDTGTLASAGARIGVLERLLVLTLVLLDQLTAVGFLLAAKSVLRFGDLRETRDRKLTEYVLLGTLLSVSTTLVLGMLVRLLPTGG, translated from the coding sequence ATGAGTGCCGATGCCCTCTCGCTGCTGATGGCCCTGGTACTGGCCCATCTGGTGGGCGACTTCCTGCTGCAGCCGCGGCGCTGGGTGGAAGAGCGCTACCGGCTGCACCACCGCTCCCCGCGGCTGCTGCTCCACGCCCTGCTGCACGGGCTGCTCGCCGGCGGCGTGCTGCTGGTGGCCGCCGGTGCCACGTCCCGTGGACCCGGCGCCGCGCTGCTCGGCGCCCTGGCGGTGGGCGCCAGCCACTGGACGATCGACCTGGCCAAGTCCCGGCGGCCGGCCGGCGAGCTTCGCTGGTTCCTGCTCGACCAGGCCGGCCACCTGCTGGTGCTGGTGGGGCTCTGGCTGGCCTGGCTGGAAAGCCTGGCCCCGCTGCAGGCGCTCGCCGTCTGGCTGGCCTCGCCGGCGGTGCTGGGCGTTGCCACGGCCTACCTGCTGGTAACCCGTCCGCTGTCGATCGCCATCGCCCTGGTCATGCGGCGCTGGAGCGCCGAGCTAGAGGACACCGGCACACTGGCCAGCGCCGGCGCGCGCATCGGCGTGCTGGAACGGCTGCTGGTGCTGACCCTGGTGCTGCTGGACCAGCTCACCGCGGTGGGCTTCCTGCTGGCCGCCAAGTCGGTGCTGCGCTTCGGGGACCTGCGCGAGACCCGCGACCGCAAGCTCACGGAGTATGTGCTGCTCGGCACCCTGCTCAGCGTCTCGACGACCCTGGTGCTGGGCATGCTGGTGCGCCTGCTGCCGACGGGGGGCTGA
- a CDS encoding proline--tRNA ligase, giving the protein MRASQLLIATLKETPADAEVISHQLMLRAGMIRRLTSGLYTWLPMGLKTLRKVERIVREEMDRAGAQEVLMPAVQPAELWQESGRWEQYGPELLRLKDRHGRDYCVGPTHEEVITDLVRKEIASYKQLPANFYQVQTKFRDEIRPRFGVMRSREFIMKDAYSFHVDEASLLETYQVMYDAYVRIFTRLGLDFRPVIADNGAIGGTGSHEFHVLADSGEDDIVFSTESDYAANMEKAEALAPQGERAAPTEELRLVDTPDARTIKTLVEQHGLPIEKTIKTLLVQGEGGGLVALLVRGDHELNEVKAENLAEVASPLTMATEEEIRAAVGAGPGSLGPVNLELPIVIDRSVALMSDFGAGANVDGQHYFGINWERDVALPSVADIRNVVEGDPSPDGKGVLAIKRGIEVGHVFQLGKKYSEAMNATVLGDEGRAVHPWMGCYGIGVTRVVAAAIEQNHDDAGIIWPDAIAPFHVAMVPMNAHKSQRVREESERLYQALTAAGLEVLLDDRDLRPGVRFADHELMGIPHRLVVGDRGLDKGELEYKGRRDSDATMVPAGEIIDFLREKVDI; this is encoded by the coding sequence ATGCGCGCCAGTCAACTGTTGATCGCCACCCTCAAGGAAACCCCCGCCGACGCCGAAGTCATCAGCCATCAGCTGATGCTGCGCGCGGGGATGATCCGCCGCCTGACCTCCGGCCTCTACACCTGGCTGCCGATGGGCCTCAAGACCCTGCGCAAGGTCGAGCGCATCGTGCGCGAGGAGATGGATCGTGCCGGCGCCCAGGAAGTGCTGATGCCCGCGGTGCAGCCCGCCGAGCTGTGGCAGGAGTCTGGCCGCTGGGAGCAGTACGGCCCGGAGCTGCTGCGCCTCAAGGATCGCCATGGTCGCGACTACTGCGTCGGCCCGACCCACGAGGAAGTGATCACCGACCTGGTCCGCAAGGAGATCGCCAGCTACAAGCAGCTGCCGGCCAACTTCTACCAGGTCCAGACCAAGTTCCGCGACGAGATCCGGCCGCGCTTCGGGGTGATGCGCTCCCGCGAGTTCATCATGAAGGACGCCTACTCCTTCCACGTGGACGAGGCGTCGCTGCTGGAGACCTACCAGGTGATGTATGACGCCTACGTGCGCATCTTCACCCGACTGGGCCTCGACTTCCGCCCGGTGATCGCCGACAACGGCGCCATCGGCGGCACCGGCTCCCACGAGTTCCACGTGCTGGCCGACTCCGGCGAGGACGACATCGTCTTCTCCACCGAGTCCGACTATGCCGCCAACATGGAGAAGGCCGAGGCGCTGGCGCCCCAGGGCGAGCGCGCGGCGCCCACCGAGGAGCTGCGCCTGGTCGACACCCCCGATGCCCGGACCATCAAGACGCTGGTCGAGCAGCACGGCCTGCCCATCGAGAAGACCATCAAGACCCTGCTGGTCCAGGGCGAGGGAGGCGGCCTGGTCGCCCTGCTGGTGCGCGGCGATCACGAGCTCAACGAGGTCAAGGCCGAGAACCTCGCCGAGGTGGCCTCGCCGCTGACCATGGCCACCGAGGAGGAGATCCGTGCCGCCGTGGGGGCCGGTCCCGGTTCGCTCGGCCCGGTGAACCTCGAGCTGCCGATCGTCATCGACCGCAGCGTGGCACTGATGAGCGACTTCGGTGCCGGGGCGAACGTCGATGGCCAGCACTACTTCGGCATCAACTGGGAGCGCGACGTCGCGCTGCCCAGCGTCGCCGACATCCGCAACGTGGTGGAGGGCGATCCCTCGCCGGACGGCAAGGGCGTGCTCGCGATCAAGCGCGGCATCGAGGTCGGCCACGTCTTCCAGCTCGGCAAGAAGTACTCCGAGGCGATGAATGCCACCGTGCTGGGTGACGAAGGTCGTGCCGTGCATCCCTGGATGGGCTGCTATGGTATCGGGGTGACCCGGGTCGTGGCCGCCGCCATCGAGCAGAACCACGATGACGCCGGGATCATCTGGCCCGACGCCATCGCCCCCTTCCACGTCGCGATGGTGCCGATGAACGCCCACAAGTCTCAGCGGGTGCGCGAGGAGTCCGAGCGACTCTACCAGGCCCTTACCGCCGCCGGGCTCGAGGTGCTGCTGGATGATCGCGACCTGCGCCCGGGCGTGCGGTTCGCCGACCATGAGCTGATGGGCATCCCCCACCGTCTGGTCGTCGGGGACCGGGGCCTGGACAAGGGTGAACTGGAATACAAGGGACGCCGTGACAGTGACGCCACCATGGTACCGGCCGGGGAGATCATCGACTTCCTGCGCGAGAAGGTCGATATCTGA
- a CDS encoding lytic transglycosylase domain-containing protein, whose translation MTALGQGERDFLAALPPSLSPEPPAPFVRALPAIPASLRGTLDSVREAPISPAEIWAARQWLNAMEPRLARYVPEMDRRRELLGRIHHEARLAGLSPSLVLAVIQVESAFKAEAVSSAGAVGLMQIMPFWIRELGLPADDLKDPRRNLRYGCTILAHYLAVERGDLTRALARYNGSLGKTWYPERVMRALAGRWSSRDDVRTTALR comes from the coding sequence ATGACGGCCCTGGGCCAGGGCGAGCGTGACTTCCTCGCCGCCCTGCCCCCCTCGCTGTCACCCGAGCCCCCCGCCCCCTTCGTGCGGGCCCTGCCGGCCATCCCCGCGAGCCTGCGCGGCACCCTCGACAGCGTACGCGAGGCGCCCATCTCGCCCGCCGAGATCTGGGCGGCGCGTCAGTGGCTGAACGCCATGGAGCCCAGGCTAGCCCGCTACGTCCCGGAGATGGACCGCCGCCGCGAGCTGCTGGGCCGTATCCACCATGAGGCACGGTTGGCGGGCCTGTCGCCGTCGCTGGTGCTGGCGGTGATCCAGGTGGAAAGCGCCTTCAAGGCCGAGGCGGTCTCCTCGGCGGGTGCCGTCGGCCTGATGCAGATCATGCCGTTCTGGATCCGCGAGCTGGGCCTGCCGGCCGACGACCTGAAGGACCCGCGACGCAACCTCCGCTATGGCTGCACGATCCTGGCCCACTACCTGGCCGTGGAGCGCGGCGACCTGACCCGGGCACTGGCCCGCTACAACGGCAGCCTCGGCAAGACCTGGTATCCCGAGCGGGTGATGCGGGCCCTGGCAGGCCGGTGGTCCTCCCGGGATGACGTGCGTACCACGGCGCTTCGCTGA
- the ccoM gene encoding cytochrome c oxidase subunit CcoM — protein sequence MYLDDAVIFGLVTVAMMVAFMGGWVAFIVRDHHRKNKH from the coding sequence ATGTATCTGGATGACGCCGTAATCTTCGGGCTGGTTACCGTCGCGATGATGGTCGCTTTCATGGGTGGCTGGGTAGCATTCATCGTTCGCGATCACCATCGCAAGAACAAGCACTGA
- a CDS encoding FKBP-type peptidyl-prolyl cis-trans isomerase has translation MTIAPQRVVTLHYVLSDQDGNVLDDSRARAQPLEYLHGHGNIMAGLERALEAQSVGAELSVTLMPADAYGLRDEALVREVGRHAFPAPDLAPGMRFQTPGDDGPEIVTILEVRDDSVLVDTNHPLAGQTLRYRLEVLEVREATRAELAKGHPLPPGTEPSEVEDKKMP, from the coding sequence ATGACCATCGCCCCTCAACGGGTCGTGACCCTGCACTACGTGCTCAGCGATCAGGACGGCAACGTCCTCGACGACTCCCGGGCCCGCGCGCAGCCCCTCGAGTACCTGCATGGCCACGGCAACATCATGGCCGGCCTGGAGCGTGCCCTGGAGGCCCAGTCCGTCGGCGCCGAACTGTCGGTGACCCTGATGCCGGCCGATGCCTACGGCCTGCGTGACGAGGCGCTGGTGCGCGAGGTCGGGCGGCACGCCTTCCCCGCCCCCGATCTCGCTCCCGGCATGCGCTTCCAGACGCCCGGCGACGACGGTCCCGAGATCGTCACCATCCTCGAGGTGCGCGACGACAGCGTGCTGGTCGACACCAACCACCCCCTGGCCGGCCAGACCCTGCGCTATCGCCTCGAGGTGCTCGAGGTCCGCGAGGCTACCCGGGCCGAGCTGGCCAAGGGGCATCCGCTGCCGCCCGGCACCGAGCCGAGCGAGGTGGAAGACAAGAAGATGCCGTGA
- the rfaH gene encoding transcription/translation regulatory transformer protein RfaH has product MSDSEIRQAEADDAVPRWYVIQCKGGESFRAAEHLTNQGYEIFHPVLQVQKKRRGKLEWVSEPLFPYYLFIRLDRLASNWRPIRSTRGVLKIVTFGLSMPVPVSDALVETLLEHGRGEEDATSNVYFRAGEAVEITEGPFKDLQAVFASHKGEERAIVLLNLLHKQQRLEMPVSQLRRHE; this is encoded by the coding sequence ATGAGCGATTCCGAGATTCGCCAGGCCGAGGCCGATGATGCCGTGCCCCGCTGGTACGTGATCCAGTGCAAGGGCGGGGAGTCCTTCCGCGCCGCCGAGCACCTGACCAATCAGGGCTACGAGATCTTCCATCCCGTGCTGCAGGTGCAGAAGAAGCGTCGCGGCAAGCTGGAGTGGGTCAGCGAGCCGCTCTTTCCCTACTACCTGTTCATCCGGCTCGACCGCCTGGCCAGCAACTGGCGCCCCATCCGCTCCACCCGAGGGGTATTGAAGATCGTCACCTTCGGCCTCTCGATGCCGGTGCCCGTCAGCGATGCGCTGGTGGAGACCCTGCTCGAGCATGGCCGCGGGGAGGAGGATGCGACCTCGAACGTCTACTTCCGCGCCGGTGAGGCGGTGGAGATCACCGAGGGGCCCTTCAAGGACCTGCAGGCCGTGTTCGCCAGCCATAAGGGCGAGGAACGGGCCATCGTGCTGCTCAACCTGCTGCACAAGCAGCAGCGCCTCGAGATGCCCGTCAGCCAGTTGCGTCGACACGAGTAG
- a CDS encoding AmpG family muropeptide MFS transporter, producing MPPPTAHRSWHDALVIYLRAPVITMLFLGFSAGLPFLLVFSTLSAWLRSTGVEVAAIGFFAWIGMLYSIKFFWAPVVDRLALPLLTRSLGQRRGWMLLAQAMIAAGLVGLSGIDPVGHLPLVAVFALLVAFGSATQDIAIDAFRIESAPEDVQAAMASTYIIGYRGGLLAAGAGALYVASLVSWEAAYLCMAGLVGVGAVTVLLRPEPERLALTTQLIHEPRVRAFLRASRGRSKTLRRLGAWVIGAIVCPFTDFFSRHRRKAIWLLLFVAVFRISDLAMASMANPLYIDLGFSLETIANVTNVFGIAMSIGGGILGGLLVARYGIGPILVLGAAAAALTNLLFVALSLAGQHLPMLVMAIVGDNLANGLASAVFIAFLSSLTSRAYTATQYALFSSLMTLPGKFLSGFGGLVVSGEGYATFFLISTALGAPAVLLAIWISRDRALMPAPRTA from the coding sequence ATGCCGCCCCCCACCGCTCACCGCAGCTGGCACGACGCCCTGGTGATCTACCTGCGCGCGCCGGTCATCACCATGCTGTTCCTGGGCTTCTCGGCCGGCCTGCCGTTCCTGCTGGTGTTCTCGACCCTCTCGGCCTGGCTGCGCAGCACGGGGGTCGAGGTGGCGGCCATCGGCTTCTTCGCCTGGATCGGCATGCTCTACTCGATCAAGTTCTTCTGGGCCCCGGTGGTGGACCGCCTCGCCCTGCCACTGCTGACGCGCAGCCTGGGTCAGCGCCGGGGCTGGATGCTGCTGGCCCAGGCGATGATCGCCGCCGGCCTGGTGGGGCTGTCCGGCATCGACCCGGTCGGCCACCTGCCGCTGGTGGCCGTCTTCGCGCTGCTGGTAGCCTTCGGCTCGGCTACCCAGGACATCGCCATCGATGCCTTCCGCATCGAGTCGGCTCCGGAGGATGTCCAGGCCGCCATGGCCTCGACCTACATCATCGGCTATCGCGGCGGGCTGCTGGCGGCCGGCGCCGGCGCCCTCTACGTGGCCTCGCTGGTCTCCTGGGAGGCGGCCTACCTGTGCATGGCAGGGCTGGTGGGCGTCGGGGCGGTCACGGTCCTGCTGCGACCGGAACCCGAGCGACTCGCGCTGACCACCCAGCTGATCCACGAGCCCCGGGTGCGGGCCTTCCTGAGGGCCTCCCGCGGGCGCTCGAAGACGCTGCGGCGGCTCGGCGCCTGGGTGATCGGCGCCATCGTCTGCCCCTTCACCGACTTCTTCAGCCGCCACCGTCGCAAGGCGATCTGGCTGCTGCTTTTCGTGGCGGTGTTCCGGATCAGCGACCTGGCCATGGCCTCGATGGCCAACCCGCTCTACATCGACCTGGGCTTCAGCCTTGAGACCATCGCCAACGTCACCAACGTCTTCGGCATCGCCATGAGCATCGGCGGGGGCATCCTCGGGGGGCTGCTGGTGGCCCGCTATGGCATCGGGCCCATCCTGGTGCTGGGTGCGGCGGCCGCGGCGCTGACCAACCTGCTGTTCGTGGCCCTGTCGCTGGCGGGCCAGCACCTGCCGATGCTGGTCATGGCCATCGTCGGCGACAACCTGGCCAACGGCCTGGCCAGCGCGGTCTTCATCGCCTTCCTCTCGAGCCTCACCTCGCGGGCCTACACGGCCACCCAGTACGCGCTCTTCTCGTCGCTGATGACCCTGCCCGGCAAGTTCCTCAGCGGCTTCGGCGGCCTGGTGGTGAGCGGCGAGGGCTATGCCACCTTCTTCCTGATCTCCACCGCCCTGGGCGCGCCGGCGGTGCTGCTGGCGATCTGGATCAGCCGCGACCGCGCACTGATGCCGGCCCCGCGGACCGCCTGA
- a CDS encoding SEC-C domain-containing protein — MLAVWVEQLLGFATGALAAIREDERYPTLMAWARDEGPALVGGNLPLAQALAPELWSQTPLARLDFAAEPLARPGRNEPCWCDSGRKTKHCCGAVSLPGHVPSHLMWMLSLRDWKGDTLKAALASGLAPAQALLEAGLIAAESGQRGRAQQILESLFERADWQTLPEQAEPAFEILIDLYQERGFHRKREALLDAVLDRGPLFLRGVALERLCLMHLDNDDLDSARAAFVRAQQALPDSPTLAYIEAMLLLHEGHEEEAAERSRFWFRRLSRQGDLDPDQLQFLADLAENPGATLADQLLSAEEDLAEPLVALQALLESLPVAPRLEIHHHEGSGLEYHSTAREDTLFAAWQKVFKANVESEAPMGFDDDPWPHAGEWLPALCAHPEWLDAPAVVQSLALALASRFGSLPWMAPSLFEPLASRLERWLEQVRAEGEGPFPWDSADNAVLLRTGLALVVGMERGARARSRELAERLLTLDDQDSLGLRELVLDQLLREGRDRAALELSVRELDGEGDETPPLGLLMGRVLALYRLGRPDEAREALDEVRRHNAHVAAMLCAENPRPAGTGGDGIAEPGSRAEAWQYRTLMRDQWRSTPGALAWLQARLAD, encoded by the coding sequence ATGCTGGCAGTATGGGTGGAGCAGCTGCTGGGCTTTGCCACGGGGGCCCTGGCGGCCATTCGTGAGGACGAGCGCTATCCCACGCTGATGGCCTGGGCCCGGGACGAGGGGCCGGCGCTGGTCGGCGGGAACCTGCCCCTGGCCCAGGCGCTGGCCCCGGAGCTGTGGTCGCAGACCCCGCTGGCGCGACTCGACTTCGCCGCCGAGCCGCTGGCCCGGCCGGGGCGCAACGAGCCCTGCTGGTGCGACTCCGGGCGCAAGACCAAGCACTGCTGCGGTGCCGTCAGCCTGCCCGGCCATGTGCCGTCCCACCTGATGTGGATGCTCTCGCTGCGCGACTGGAAGGGCGACACCCTCAAGGCGGCGCTGGCCAGCGGCCTTGCGCCGGCCCAGGCCCTGCTCGAGGCTGGCCTGATCGCCGCCGAGTCCGGCCAGCGGGGGCGCGCCCAGCAGATCCTCGAGTCGCTGTTCGAGCGGGCCGACTGGCAGACGCTTCCCGAGCAGGCCGAGCCCGCCTTCGAGATCCTCATCGACCTCTACCAGGAGCGCGGCTTTCACCGCAAGCGCGAGGCGCTGCTCGATGCGGTGCTCGACCGTGGGCCGCTGTTCCTGCGCGGCGTGGCGCTGGAGCGGCTCTGCCTGATGCACCTGGACAACGACGACCTGGACAGCGCCCGGGCGGCCTTCGTGCGCGCCCAGCAGGCGCTGCCCGACTCGCCGACGTTGGCCTACATCGAGGCCATGCTGCTGCTTCACGAGGGCCACGAGGAGGAGGCCGCGGAGCGGTCACGCTTCTGGTTCCGGCGCCTCTCCCGCCAGGGGGACCTGGATCCCGACCAGTTGCAGTTCCTGGCCGACCTCGCAGAGAACCCCGGCGCGACCCTGGCCGACCAGCTGCTCAGTGCCGAGGAGGACCTGGCCGAGCCGCTGGTGGCCCTGCAGGCGCTGCTGGAGTCGTTGCCCGTCGCCCCGCGGCTGGAGATCCACCACCACGAGGGCAGCGGCCTCGAGTACCATTCCACCGCCCGCGAGGACACCCTGTTTGCCGCCTGGCAGAAGGTCTTCAAGGCTAACGTCGAGAGCGAGGCCCCCATGGGCTTCGATGACGATCCCTGGCCCCATGCCGGCGAGTGGCTGCCCGCGCTCTGCGCCCATCCTGAGTGGCTGGACGCGCCGGCCGTGGTGCAGTCCCTGGCGCTGGCGCTGGCCAGCCGCTTCGGCAGCCTGCCGTGGATGGCGCCGAGCCTCTTCGAGCCCCTGGCCAGCCGGCTGGAGCGCTGGCTCGAGCAGGTGCGCGCCGAGGGCGAGGGGCCCTTCCCGTGGGACAGCGCCGACAACGCCGTGCTGCTGCGGACCGGGCTGGCCCTGGTGGTGGGCATGGAGCGTGGCGCCCGGGCCCGCTCCAGGGAGCTGGCCGAGCGCCTCCTGACCCTGGACGACCAGGACAGCCTGGGCCTGCGCGAGCTGGTGCTCGACCAGCTGCTGCGGGAAGGCCGAGACCGGGCGGCCCTGGAGCTCAGCGTGCGGGAGCTCGACGGCGAGGGGGACGAGACCCCGCCGCTGGGGCTCTTGATGGGGCGGGTGCTGGCGCTCTACCGCCTGGGACGCCCCGACGAGGCCCGCGAGGCGCTGGACGAGGTTCGCCGCCACAATGCCCATGTCGCGGCCATGCTCTGCGCCGAGAACCCGCGTCCGGCCGGCACGGGCGGCGACGGCATCGCCGAGCCCGGCTCTCGCGCCGAGGCCTGGCAGTACCGGACCCTGATGCGCGACCAGTGGCGCAGCACCCCGGGGGCCCTGGCCTGGCTCCAGGCGCGGCTGGCCGACTGA